One Vibrio neonatus genomic window carries:
- a CDS encoding aminoacyl-histidine dipeptidase: MSTFLSQITAQTQNPIWPFFDKICSIPHPSKHEQALSDHIVEWAKAQDLAVKSDSAGNLFIKKPATAGMENKKGVVLQAHLDMVPQKNEDTEHDFTLDPILPYIDGEWVTATGTTLGADNGIGMASCLAVLAATDIEHGPIEVLLTIDEEAGMTGAFALQEGWLEGDILLNTDSEQEGEVYMGCAGGIDSSLEFDVQREAIPEGFVAKKLILKGLKGGHSGCDIHTGRGNANKLLARFLADHALQLDLKLIDFNGGSLRNAIPREGSVTLAVATQNIGKLEAALAEYTETLTAELGAIETTIATFIEDVEAQFGVFSEQSQQALIAALNACPNGVIRMSDAIEGVVETSLNLGVITTEQDKVTALCLIRSLIDSGRRQVESMLTSVATLAGAKVTFSGAYPGWKPDADSEIMAVFRDMYQQVYGHIPNIMVIHAGLECGLFKKPYPNMDMLSFGPTIRFPHSPDEKVKIDTVDLYWEQMVNLLKHIPNKG; encoded by the coding sequence TATCCCTCACCCATCAAAACATGAGCAAGCACTTTCTGACCACATTGTAGAGTGGGCAAAAGCACAAGATTTGGCGGTAAAATCTGATAGCGCTGGTAATCTGTTTATCAAAAAACCTGCCACCGCAGGCATGGAAAACAAAAAAGGGGTTGTACTACAAGCGCACCTCGATATGGTTCCGCAAAAAAACGAGGATACCGAGCACGACTTTACCCTTGATCCTATCCTTCCTTATATTGATGGCGAATGGGTAACAGCAACGGGCACTACCCTTGGCGCTGATAACGGTATTGGCATGGCATCCTGCCTTGCTGTGCTAGCCGCAACAGATATTGAGCATGGCCCAATTGAAGTACTGCTGACTATTGATGAAGAAGCCGGTATGACTGGTGCGTTTGCCCTTCAAGAAGGTTGGCTAGAAGGCGACATCCTACTAAATACCGATTCAGAGCAAGAAGGCGAAGTCTACATGGGCTGTGCTGGCGGTATTGACTCTAGCCTTGAATTTGACGTGCAACGTGAAGCAATTCCGGAAGGCTTTGTCGCGAAAAAGCTGATTTTAAAAGGCTTAAAAGGCGGTCACTCTGGTTGTGATATTCACACAGGTCGTGGCAATGCCAACAAACTATTGGCTCGCTTCCTTGCCGATCACGCTTTACAACTTGACCTAAAATTGATTGATTTCAATGGTGGTAGCCTGCGCAACGCTATTCCTCGTGAAGGCTCTGTCACTCTCGCCGTGGCAACGCAAAACATAGGCAAATTAGAAGCAGCACTTGCCGAATATACCGAGACCTTAACCGCTGAGTTAGGTGCCATTGAAACCACTATCGCAACTTTCATTGAAGATGTAGAAGCGCAGTTCGGTGTATTCTCTGAGCAAAGCCAGCAAGCGTTAATTGCTGCGCTAAATGCGTGCCCGAATGGTGTGATCCGCATGAGTGATGCGATTGAAGGTGTGGTTGAAACCTCGCTAAACCTTGGCGTGATTACTACCGAGCAAGATAAAGTGACTGCGCTGTGCTTGATCCGTTCTTTGATTGATTCAGGTCGTCGCCAAGTCGAAAGCATGCTCACTTCAGTGGCAACTTTGGCTGGCGCAAAAGTGACTTTCTCTGGCGCTTACCCTGGCTGGAAACCGGATGCAGATTCAGAAATTATGGCAGTATTCCGCGATATGTATCAGCAAGTATACGGACACATCCCTAACATTATGGTTATCCATGCCGGTTTAGAGTGTGGCCTATTCAAAAAGCCTTACCCGAATATGGATATGCTATCGTTTGGCCCGACTATCCGCTTCCCTCACTCACCGGATGAAAAAGTAAAAATTGATACCGTTGATCTTTACTGGGAACAAATGGTCA